In the genome of Monodelphis domestica isolate mMonDom1 chromosome 2, mMonDom1.pri, whole genome shotgun sequence, one region contains:
- the LYRM9 gene encoding LYR motif-containing protein 9 has protein sequence MGPLPGAELVQTPLQLYRYLLRCCRRLPAKNIQEHYKHAIKQSFHVHADEDSPERIRQIIQRAIEDADWVMKKYEKPN, from the exons ATGGGCCCGTTACCGGGCGCTGAGTTAGTTCAGACGCCGCTCCAGCTGTACCGGTACCTGCTGCGCTGCTGTCGCCGGCTGCCGGCTAAGAACATCCAGGAGCACTACAAGCACGCCATCAAACAG AGTTTCCACGTCCACGCAGATGAAGACAGCCCGGAGAGGATCCGGCAGATCATCCAGCGGGCCATCGAAGATGCCGACTGGGTCATGAAGAAG TATGAGAAGCCAAACTAA